The following proteins are co-located in the Pseudomonas synxantha genome:
- a CDS encoding DUF6124 family protein, which produces MEKLVPAPPAPELQFFATTPDLSFEDALAHASSVLRCAAVAAQTAGEQLDGTSRTLVISVMHLVEMASVMVDRSLECILPR; this is translated from the coding sequence ATGGAAAAGCTCGTCCCCGCACCACCCGCCCCAGAACTGCAATTCTTCGCCACCACACCCGACCTCAGCTTCGAAGACGCCCTGGCCCATGCCAGCAGTGTATTGCGTTGCGCAGCCGTTGCCGCGCAGACAGCGGGTGAGCAGTTGGATGGCACTTCCCGCACCCTGGTGATTTCGGTCATGCACCTGGTGGAAATGGCCAGCGTGATGGTGGACCGTTCGCTGGAATGCATACTGCCGCGTTAA
- a CDS encoding PAS domain S-box protein: MTQDVLAKETNRRQLQQIISGLSDGVILAEVDQTILWANEAALAMHGVNEVEELGTNTEAYAKRFALRYRNNHPLQLDSYPLSRVATGEEFSDVVVEVTPAADESRCWVHRLRSLVLTDSKGEPELLVLILSDATEWASAEQRFEKTFNANPAPAVICRLSDLRYIKVNQGFLEMTGYNRDQVIGKSVYELDVLEQAERKDLAIQRLGEGATIPQMQAELKLPEGGSKLVIVAGQPLDMNEEDCMLFSFTDLEPRRKAEIALRQSEERFAKSFRLTPVPTLVCSADNRQVVDINEAFMNMTGYISEELIGKAIEDINFIDSPQAGAQLFATLEKAGNLDGQDLKVRKKGNEVIDCVVSADTVIIQDVPSYLLVMMNITERKRSELELVAAIEEVMQDASWFSQTLIEKLANAKSVNSPNLPNVAFTDLTARERDVLGLICEGLADKEIASRLKLAPNTVRNHVATVYSKLGVHSRSAAIVWARERGLFAGELRLKNKS, translated from the coding sequence ATGACCCAGGATGTCCTTGCCAAAGAAACCAACCGCCGTCAATTGCAGCAGATCATTTCCGGGCTGTCCGACGGCGTGATCCTGGCCGAGGTCGACCAGACCATCCTCTGGGCCAACGAAGCGGCACTGGCCATGCATGGGGTCAATGAAGTCGAGGAGCTCGGCACCAATACCGAGGCGTACGCCAAGCGTTTTGCCCTGCGCTATCGCAACAATCATCCGTTACAACTGGACAGCTACCCCTTAAGCCGCGTCGCGACCGGTGAAGAATTCAGCGATGTGGTGGTGGAAGTCACCCCTGCTGCCGATGAAAGCCGTTGCTGGGTACATCGCTTACGCAGCCTGGTGCTGACCGACTCCAAGGGCGAGCCGGAGCTGCTGGTGTTGATCCTCAGCGACGCCACCGAATGGGCCAGCGCCGAGCAGCGCTTCGAGAAAACCTTCAACGCCAATCCGGCGCCCGCAGTGATCTGCCGCCTCAGCGACCTGCGCTACATCAAGGTCAACCAGGGTTTTCTGGAGATGACCGGCTACAACCGCGACCAGGTCATCGGCAAGTCCGTGTATGAACTGGATGTGCTGGAACAGGCCGAGCGCAAGGACCTGGCCATCCAGCGCCTGGGCGAAGGCGCGACCATCCCGCAGATGCAGGCCGAGCTGAAACTGCCCGAAGGCGGCAGCAAACTGGTGATCGTCGCCGGCCAGCCGTTGGATATGAACGAGGAAGATTGCATGCTGTTTTCCTTCACCGACCTTGAGCCCCGGCGCAAAGCGGAAATTGCCCTGCGCCAGAGTGAAGAACGCTTCGCCAAGTCCTTCCGCCTGACGCCGGTACCGACCCTGGTGTGCAGCGCTGACAACCGCCAGGTGGTGGATATCAACGAAGCCTTCATGAATATGACCGGCTACATCAGCGAGGAGCTGATCGGCAAGGCCATTGAAGACATCAACTTCATCGACAGCCCCCAGGCTGGCGCGCAGTTGTTCGCCACCCTGGAAAAAGCCGGCAACCTCGACGGCCAGGACCTCAAGGTGCGCAAGAAAGGCAACGAGGTGATCGACTGCGTGGTGTCCGCCGACACAGTGATCATCCAGGATGTGCCCAGCTACCTTCTGGTGATGATGAACATCACCGAACGCAAACGCTCCGAACTCGAGCTGGTGGCGGCTATCGAGGAAGTGATGCAGGACGCCTCCTGGTTCAGCCAGACCTTGATCGAGAAGCTGGCCAACGCCAAAAGCGTCAACAGCCCCAACCTGCCGAATGTGGCCTTCACCGACCTGACCGCCCGTGAGCGCGATGTGCTGGGCCTGATCTGCGAGGGGCTGGCCGACAAGGAAATCGCCTCGCGCCTGAAGCTGGCGCCCAATACCGTGCGCAACCACGTGGCTACGGTGTATTCGAAGCTGGGCGTGCACAGCCGCAGCGCAGCCATCGTCTGGGCCCGTGAACGCGGGCTTTTTGCCGGGGAACTGCGCCTTAAAAACAAGTCCTGA